The genomic stretch ACTCTACCGGGTTACGGGAGGCGGAGTCTGAGATGAAAGCGGTTATCGTAGGCGGGGGGCTATTGCTCGTTCTTTTCGGTACCGGCTTCAATCGGATCGTTGGCGATCCGTTGATCCTCTATGGCGTGTTGCTGGCCACCACCTTTCTTTTGATCGCTCTGACGGCTTTCATCTACCCCCTCAGCCGAAAACGACATGAGATAGATGAGGAGGACAATCCGGTGTCTGACGACAACTCCGGCTAGAGGAGCTGATTTCTTTTGCAAGGTGAAGAAAGTTGCGCAACAAAAAACAGGAGGCGACCCCGAAAGGCCGCCTCCTGTTTTTTTGTTTTAGAGACAGGCGCAGATTATTCCAGCACAATCAGCAGATCGCCCTGCTGCACCTGCTCCCCTTCTTTAAAGAGAATTTCACCCACCACGCCATCCTTTTTGGCCTTGACGTTGGTCTCCATCTTCATGGCCTCTGTTGACAGCAAAGTGTCCCCGGCGACAACCTCGTCGCCGACATTGACCAGAATCTTGAAAATCTTACCGGGCATCGGGGCGCCAACCTGTTTGGGATCGTCCGGGTCTGCCTTTTTGTGGGAGACCTCGCCGGTTTCGATGGAGAGATCCTTGACGGTGACCTGCCGGGGCTCGCCATTGAGTTCAAAATAGATGGACCTGGTGCCGTCTTCCTGAACGCGACCGATGGCGTTGAGTTTGATGATCAGGGTCTTGCCCGGTTCGATGTCGATGCTGGTCTCGTCACCGACGCCCAGGCCATAGAAGAAGACGGGCGTGGGCAGAAACGAGGTGTCGCTGTACTCCTGGCGATAGCGGTCGAACTCTTCAAAAACACCGGGATAAAGAACGGCGGAAAGGACTTCGCGGTCACTGATGGCATGTCCGAGTTTCTTTTCCACCTCGACCTTTTTGGCGGAGAAATCCACCGGCTCCAACAGCTCGCCCGGCCGGCAGGTCAGCGGCGCCTCCCCCTTGAGAATGATCTTCTGCAACTTCTCCGGGAAGCCGCCGTAGGGCTGGCCAATCATCCCTTTGAAGAAATCCACCACCCCCTGCGGGAAGGTGAGTTCTTCGCCCCGCTCAAAGACATCTTCGGGCTGCAGGTTGTTCTGCACCATGAACATGGCCATGTCGCCGACAATTTTGGAGGAAGGCGTCACCTTGACCAGATCCCCGAACATGTCGTTGACCTTGCGGTACATCTCCTTGCACTCTTCCCAACGGTGACCGAGGCCGAGCCCTTCGACCTGCGGCTTGTAGTTGGAATACTGCCCGCCGGGAATTTCATGATAATAAACCTGGGCCGTACCACTGCGCAACTCTGACTCGAAGGGCGCATAGTAGGGTCTGACCGTCTCCCAGTAATTGGCCAGCTTCTGCAGACCGTCTTCATCGACTTTGGGGTCCCAGATGGTTCCCTTGAGCGTGGAAACCAGGGCATTGAGGTTGGGCTGGGCCGTCAACCCCGATACGGAAGAGAGGGCGCAGTCGACAATATCCACGCCAGCCTGCGTCGCCATAAGCAGCATGGCGCCGCCGTTGCTGGAAGTATCGTGGGTATGCAGATGAATGGGAATGCCGATCTCGTTTTTCAGGGCCTTGATCAGCTTCTCGGCCGCGAAGGGTTTGAGAAGCCCGGCCATGTCCTTGATCGCCAGAATATGGGCCCCCATCTTTTCCAGCTCTTTAGCCAGATCGACATAGTACTTCAGGGGATATTTATGCCGCTTGGGATCGGTAATGTCGCCGGTATAGCACATGGCGGCCTCGCACACAGCGCCGTTTTTGCGCACGGCATCCATGGCGACGCTCATCCCTTTGGTCCAGTTCAGGGAATCGAAAACCCGGAAGATATCGATGCCGCTTTCGGCCGCCTTGGCCACAAACTCCTGCACCACGTTGTCCGGGTAGTTGGTATACCCGACCGCGTTAGAGCCGCGCAGCAGCATCTGGAACAGAATGTTAGGAACCTTCTTGCGCAGGCGATCGAGGCGCTCCCAGGGATCTTCCCGCAAAAAGCGCATGGAGACATCGAACGTCGCCCCGCCCCACATTTCCAGGGAGAAGAGCGAACCGCCCAGATGACTGGTCGCTTCGGCAATCCGATCGAGATCGAAGGTACGGAAGCGTGTCGCCATGAGAGACTGGTGGGCATCCCGCATGGTGGTGTCCGTCAGCAGCAGCTTTTTCTGCTTCAGCGCCCAATCGGCCAGCCCTTCCGGCCCCTTGTCGAGCAGGATGTCTCTGGAGCCGCGGGGATGGGCCTGACCATAAGGGATATCGGGCACCTCGGGTTCGCGCAGATCCTTGAACTGCAGCGGCACTTTGAGGCCGGGATAACCGTTGACCACCGTGTTGCCGATACAGCGCAAAATCTTGGTGGCGCGATCTTTCTTGGCCGGCAGCACGAAAAGTTCAGGATGGTTGTCTAAAAAGGAGGTGTCGCATTTGCCCGCCAAAAAGGTCGGATGGGTGATGACCTTTTCCAGAAAACCGATATTGGTCTTCACTCCACGGATACGGAATTCCTGCAGAGCCCGATTCATGGTGCGGGCAGCATCGGCAAAAGTCAGACCATGGGCAGAAATTTTCACGAGCAAAGAGTCGTAATGCGGTGTAATCTGGGCTCCGGCGTAACCGGCCGCCGCATCAAGTCGCACACCGAAACCGGCCGCGGTGCGGAAAGCTTTAATGGTACCGAAATCGGGGGCAAAACTATTCTGGGGGTCCTCCGTGGTAATACGGGACTGAATAGCATACCCGCGCATCTGGATATCGTCCTGTCCCTGAATGCCGATCTCCGGGTCGGACAGTTTGTGCCCTTCGGCGATACGAATCTGGGCCTGAACCAGGTTGCGGGAGGTGACCATCTCTGTCACCGTGTGCTCAACCTGAATGCGGGGGTTGACCTCGATGAAGTAGAAATGTCCGTCCCGGTCCGTCAGAAATTCAATCGTACCCGCATTGACATAGCCCACCTCGCGGGCAATCTTCATCGCATATCCGCACAGTTCGGCTCTTTTTTCCTCAGAAAGGTAGAGGGACGGCGCCATCTCGATAACTTTCTGGTGCCGGCGCTGGATGGAACAATCCCGCTCATAAAAATGCACGATATTGCCGTGTGAATCACCCAGAATCTGCACTTCGACATGCTTGGGGTTTTCAATGTATTTTTCCAGAAAGACCGCCGCATTGCCAAAAGCCGCCTTGGCTTCGGAAGCAGCGGACTTGAGCCCTTCCAGCAGTTCTTTCTGGTTGCGAACGACGCGCATGCCCCGACCGCCTCCGCCAGCAGAGGCTTTGACAATGATAGGGTAGCCGCACGACTTGGCGAAGATCAAAGCTTCCTCTTCGGTGGCGATCGGTTTCTCGGTGCCGGGAACGACGGGCACATCGCAGGCCAGGGCTACCTGCCGCCCCGAGACCTTGTCACCCAAACGCCGCTGAATCTCCGGAGTAGGTCCGATAAAGGCAATACCGGCCCGAGCGCAAGCTTCGGCAAAATCGGGATTTTCCGATAGAAAGCCATAGCCGGGATGAATGGCATCGACTTCTTTGCGTCGCGCCAGGTCGATAATCTCGTCAATTCCCAGGTAGGCGTCGATAGGGCCCTTACCCTTTCCAATCAGGTAGGCTTCGTCCGCCTTATAGCGGTGCAGGGACAGTTTGTCCTCTTCCGAATAAATGGCGACGGTACTGATTCCCAGTTCCGTACAGGCCCGGAAAATGCGGATGGCAATCTCCCCACGGTTTGCAGCCAGTATTTTTTTGAATTTCTTGACGGACATTCAACCTCCTCCAGCAGAAAATGAATTTTTCAACCGCACGAAAAGTCTTTATCAAAAATAAAACACTTACAGGCGTACTTAAAATTTAGTTTCAATGATTTTTTTTACGTAAATTTAAATGCTTATGCCGACAGACAAGATGACGCACATATAACCAAATGGCAAATACTCTTGTCAATATAAAATATTGTTCTATATTTTAACGTCTTGATTCCACTGCACAAAAACAACCTCATTTCACAACTCATCCCATATTTCGCACGCACAAAAAACATCAGAACCTCCGGAGAAATAAAATCTCAGGAGGTTCTGATGGCTGTCAATCCGAAGAGGAAGCCCCCTTTTTACGGGAATCCAGAAAGGGCTGAATGAGATCGATGGGGACCGGGAAAATAATGGTCGAGTTCTTTTCAGTAGCGACTTCAGTGAGAGTCTGCAAAAAACGCAACTGCAAAGCCGTCGGTTCACCACTCATCACTTTAGCCGCCTCGGACAATTTCTGGGAAGCCTGGAATTCTCCTTCGGCGTGGATCACCTTGGAACGCCGTTCCCTTTCCGCCTCCGCCTGCCGCGCCATGGCCCGCTGCATCTCCGCCGGCAGATCGACATGTTTTATCTCGACATTGGAAACTTTGACCCCCCAGGGATCGGTTTGCCGGTCGAGAATATTCTGCAGCTCCTGATTGATGCGCTCCCGGTGCGACAGCAGATCATCCAGATCGGACTGTCCAAGGACGCTGCGCAGGGATGTCTGAGCCAACTGGCTGGTAGCGTAGAGATAGTTCTCCACCTCGATCAGGGCCTTCTCGGGGGAAAGAACCCGGAAGTAGAGAACGGCGTTGACCTTGACGGAGACATTGTCCTTGGTGATGACATCCTGGGGTGGCACATCCATGGCCACTGTGCGCAGGCTGATCTTGACCAGGCGGTCGACAAAAGGAATGATCAGCCGCAGGCCTGGCCCTTTGACCGAGGAAAATCGCCCGAGGCGAAAGACGACTCCCCGTTCATATTCCATAAGAATCTGAACCGCCTGAATGATAATAAACAGCAACAATCCTAAAACGACCGCCCAACCGATGAGGCCAACGGGTATCATGAATCCTCCTTGTTCATCGTTATGTCCTGCCCGGGGTCAATAGAGCCATTTGCCGCTAGAGGGTGAGCCACAGGTTCACTGATTGGCCAGGGAGCTACCTCCATGCGAAGGTTGCCCTCAAGGCGGACTACCACAATATCCTGATTCTTGCTGATAGGCTGTTTGGAAAAAGCATTCCAGTATTCCCCGTGGACGAATACCTTCCCTTCCTCCTGGATGGCCGTCACGGCCTGCCCTCGTTCCCCGACCATGCCCTCGGCGCCGGAGAAAAAACGACTTTTCTGCGTTCGCACCACAAAAAAGAGGACCAGCAGGAAAAATCCTCCAAAAACGGCCACGGTGGCCGCGATAATGGCACGGGATATCTGCAGATAGGGCTCGGAACTCTCGATGAGCATCAAGGACCCCAGCGTCATGGCGACAAGTCCACCGATGGAAAGCATGCCGTAGGAGACGATTTTGACTTCCAATATAAAGAGAATGATAGCCAGCAGAATGAGCAGAACGCCGGCATAATTGATCGGCAGGGTCTGGAAGGCAAAGAGGGCCAGCAGCAGAGCGATGGCACCTAAAGCCCCCGGCAAAATCCCGCCGGGTTGGGAGATCTCGAAAAATATCCCCATGATTCCGAGCATCAGAAGCATATAGGCAACGTTGGGGTTGCTGATGGTCGCCAGGATTTTCTGCCGCCAGCTCATCTCGGCCACGCTCAGCTCGGCACCGGCAATATCCAACACCAGGGCCTGCCCCTGGCGCAGGTACCGACGGCCATCAAGCCCCGCGATCAGTTCCTTTTCATCGGCGGCGATGAGGTCGATGACTTTTAGCTGCAGTGCTTCGGAGGCCGGTGTGGACATACTCTCCCGCACGATGCGCTCGGCCCAGTCCGTATTTCTCCCGCGCTGTTCAGCGAGACTGCGTGCATAAGCAACCGCGTCGGCAAGAACCTTGTCCATCATGGTCGTGTCCTGCTGTCCGCCGGCGCCGACGGACACCGGATGGGCGGCCCCGATATTGGTACCGGGGGCCATGACCGCGAAATCAGCCGCCAAAGTAATGAGCGCTCCGGCCGAAGCAGCTCTCGCTCCGGGGGGATAGACATACACGATGACAGGGATGCGCGAAGCCAGCATCGCCTTGATAATGTCCCGCATGGCGGTGTCAAGCCCTCCCGGCGTGTCCAACTCCAGCAGAAAGGCCTTGTCCGGGCGCTCATTGGTCCCGCGAAGTTCAGTCGCGATAAAGTCGGCCACGGTAGGAGTGATCGCCTCGTTGACGCGCACCACCCGGATAACGTCTGCGGCGTATCCTGCCGACGCAGAGCCCCAAGCCAACAGCAACAGCATCAAAAAGAGGCCTGTTCGCATGTATCTATTCATGCTGAAAAGCTTACCCCAGGCCCTCTGGCCTGTCAAAAAGAGGAACCCCCTCCTTGATTACCCTGGCAAGGCATCTTGCCTCCCGATTCGCCCTGTGCTAAGGTACAAACCGTCAAAGATATGACGCCCCCTTCCCTCCTTCCCGGAGATGCCATGAACAACCTTTCACAGATTTTGATCATCGACGATGAAGCCAACAACAGGGATG from Desulfuromonas sp. KJ2020 encodes the following:
- a CDS encoding pyruvate carboxylase yields the protein MSVKKFKKILAANRGEIAIRIFRACTELGISTVAIYSEEDKLSLHRYKADEAYLIGKGKGPIDAYLGIDEIIDLARRKEVDAIHPGYGFLSENPDFAEACARAGIAFIGPTPEIQRRLGDKVSGRQVALACDVPVVPGTEKPIATEEEALIFAKSCGYPIIVKASAGGGGRGMRVVRNQKELLEGLKSAASEAKAAFGNAAVFLEKYIENPKHVEVQILGDSHGNIVHFYERDCSIQRRHQKVIEMAPSLYLSEEKRAELCGYAMKIAREVGYVNAGTIEFLTDRDGHFYFIEVNPRIQVEHTVTEMVTSRNLVQAQIRIAEGHKLSDPEIGIQGQDDIQMRGYAIQSRITTEDPQNSFAPDFGTIKAFRTAAGFGVRLDAAAGYAGAQITPHYDSLLVKISAHGLTFADAARTMNRALQEFRIRGVKTNIGFLEKVITHPTFLAGKCDTSFLDNHPELFVLPAKKDRATKILRCIGNTVVNGYPGLKVPLQFKDLREPEVPDIPYGQAHPRGSRDILLDKGPEGLADWALKQKKLLLTDTTMRDAHQSLMATRFRTFDLDRIAEATSHLGGSLFSLEMWGGATFDVSMRFLREDPWERLDRLRKKVPNILFQMLLRGSNAVGYTNYPDNVVQEFVAKAAESGIDIFRVFDSLNWTKGMSVAMDAVRKNGAVCEAAMCYTGDITDPKRHKYPLKYYVDLAKELEKMGAHILAIKDMAGLLKPFAAEKLIKALKNEIGIPIHLHTHDTSSNGGAMLLMATQAGVDIVDCALSSVSGLTAQPNLNALVSTLKGTIWDPKVDEDGLQKLANYWETVRPYYAPFESELRSGTAQVYYHEIPGGQYSNYKPQVEGLGLGHRWEECKEMYRKVNDMFGDLVKVTPSSKIVGDMAMFMVQNNLQPEDVFERGEELTFPQGVVDFFKGMIGQPYGGFPEKLQKIILKGEAPLTCRPGELLEPVDFSAKKVEVEKKLGHAISDREVLSAVLYPGVFEEFDRYRQEYSDTSFLPTPVFFYGLGVGDETSIDIEPGKTLIIKLNAIGRVQEDGTRSIYFELNGEPRQVTVKDLSIETGEVSHKKADPDDPKQVGAPMPGKIFKILVNVGDEVVAGDTLLSTEAMKMETNVKAKKDGVVGEILFKEGEQVQQGDLLIVLE
- a CDS encoding slipin family protein, giving the protein MIPVGLIGWAVVLGLLLFIIIQAVQILMEYERGVVFRLGRFSSVKGPGLRLIIPFVDRLVKISLRTVAMDVPPQDVITKDNVSVKVNAVLYFRVLSPEKALIEVENYLYATSQLAQTSLRSVLGQSDLDDLLSHRERINQELQNILDRQTDPWGVKVSNVEIKHVDLPAEMQRAMARQAEAERERRSKVIHAEGEFQASQKLSEAAKVMSGEPTALQLRFLQTLTEVATEKNSTIIFPVPIDLIQPFLDSRKKGASSSD
- a CDS encoding nodulation protein NfeD produces the protein MNRYMRTGLFLMLLLLAWGSASAGYAADVIRVVRVNEAITPTVADFIATELRGTNERPDKAFLLELDTPGGLDTAMRDIIKAMLASRIPVIVYVYPPGARAASAGALITLAADFAVMAPGTNIGAAHPVSVGAGGQQDTTMMDKVLADAVAYARSLAEQRGRNTDWAERIVRESMSTPASEALQLKVIDLIAADEKELIAGLDGRRYLRQGQALVLDIAGAELSVAEMSWRQKILATISNPNVAYMLLMLGIMGIFFEISQPGGILPGALGAIALLLALFAFQTLPINYAGVLLILLAIILFILEVKIVSYGMLSIGGLVAMTLGSLMLIESSEPYLQISRAIIAATVAVFGGFFLLVLFFVVRTQKSRFFSGAEGMVGERGQAVTAIQEEGKVFVHGEYWNAFSKQPISKNQDIVVVRLEGNLRMEVAPWPISEPVAHPLAANGSIDPGQDITMNKEDS